Within the Macrobrachium rosenbergii isolate ZJJX-2024 chromosome 17, ASM4041242v1, whole genome shotgun sequence genome, the region tcttcttcttcttcttcttctgttggagTAATGACGCAAATACTTTCGCTGGAGCCAAAACTTTCACTGTTGCTGGTTTCTTTATATGCTGCACAAACGGTCCTTTGCTTTCAAGACTTCTGTTACCATCGTACTTTTCTCGTCTTTATCTGTAATGAGATTCAGTTGAGTCCAGATACTTGTACTCTGAAGGCGAGTTCATTGgtgcttagtctctctctctctctctctctctctctctctctctctctcttttgtagagGTTCTTGTGATGTCCTGACAAGTGTACTTTTCGTCAGCATGatgcagttttatattttttcgttatttttatgcTCGAAAATTTTTTGGTGGAACAATACTCTTGACAATTTTTGCCCTcttttcttccataattttttttttaaatcttgttgtttttcttatgttcCATTTATTTGCTCATCTGTcatcttttattaaaaagaaaataagggtaCTTATGGATTGGAGTAGCATTTCAGTTTGAGAAACAAAAATTGTATTATCCAAAATGTAGTCATAAGTTTTATATGTcattcaatattaatatttgccGGAAAGGTTCGACGATCTACATATAACCATTTTTTTAACAGATAAAAAGCATCCATTCTTAAGTACCCCTTATTCCCACAGTCTCTAAACTGACATCTTTAAATTGTGACCGCAATTCCTGCTGACTGTTTAAATTCCTGAAGCGTTTGACGTGTCCTTCCTCCGGTCGAATCTAACGTCCGTGATCTCGTTTCAACAGATTTCGCCGTGTTGCTGAACGGGCGGACCTCCCAGACCCCAATGACTACTTCCCGAGTAGCCACTGGGCGTCTTTCGTTGAGAAGAGGCACCCTGCATTTCTCCTTCCTCATGGAAGAGGGCGCCCCGCCCCCGGAATCCATCCAGTTCATGAATGACACGGGCAACATCCTGGAAATTCTGGAGGCCCAGCCGACGCCCTACGAAGCCACGAACAACAGGCTGTGCGGCACGTGGACGAGAGTGCCGAAGGAATACAAGTAAGGCGAGAAACGGTACTGTTTTGATTTTGAGAATGCTCGTAgtaacatgagtcttgaaatgaagaaacagatccacagagagctttcgggaatccgttCGATTCCTCTTTGATTGAAAAGGGGAGTCGAATCGATTCCCGAAATCTCTCTGcagggatttatttttatatatatatttgtacccttacataactgtggatttgtttctccagtgtTTTGAGCGTCCTGATTTGATCATTTTCTAACTTTCCTAACGactgagctcttctttctgtatttcccattgccttctgttaattctctctaatgaactccttaatattctttggaagctttaatttcaagtcagcggcccctgtggtgggcgtgtttcatataaatagggttcatcaacaacaacaactactacttaGCCGTATTAGATTTAATCTGTTGttctgtcttctgaataataataataataataataataataataataataataataataagtacatagTCATTTTAAACTTgatctttcgtttgtttattgcATATCATTCTCTCAACGATTCCTCGCACCCAGGACGCTCCTCCGAGAAGAAAAGATGTGGGTAGCCCTCTACCCCGCCGAGGACTCGGGCGAAGACGTCATCAGCGGGCTGGTGTCCCGGTACACGGGCGTCGACACCGAGGTCTTTTCGTCCCTGCTTATTCCGTCCCCGACGGCAAACCAAACCCTCAGCGGCGGAGGAACCGCCATCATCTCCGTCGACCGGAAGACGGACTCGCTCCACGTGAGCCTCGTCTTCAACGGCGTCTTCGGAGCCAGCGAGACCCACAACGCCTCCGTCGCCGTCCAGCTGACGCCCTCGAGAGCGCTTCCGCCCGTCATCGACACTGTCGTGCTCAGTAAAATCGCTTctgtaagtttttgtatttttttggttGGGGACATTTGTCAGAGAATCACTAGTAAGGGAATATTCTCTTTTTCATAAACATGTATTGGGCATTATTTATGTGTGCCTGTATTAtagaagagtgtgtgtgtgtgtatattatatatatatatatatatatatatatatatatatatatatatatatatatatatatatatatatatatatatatatatatatataataatctgattacctgtttttattatatacatatgataaaaaCAGGTATTCAGACCACAGTTAGCAACTTTGAGACCAAAATGTGCGAGTTGCCGCTGCCCATGAACTCTTGCTTGTATTAAATCTTGAATGTACGATTTACGCGTAAACAAAATATCGTCTAGTATGACcaataaaaactgtaaatgcaccacGTTCAAATAATAAAGTAGAACGCAGTAGAGCGAGAACAACacaatggaagactgcagtatctgcaaaaatacaatactgagaaagatggtagatattgcagttttccctggccttactactgatattgcagatactgcaaatggaaactccctaaataaagcattgaagaatcattctgaaactgcagtaacttctgTATTAGTGTTTCACCAGCGCAATaggtggcgtatctcaatttcggaaattttgcagatactgcagttttgcaTTTTAGGGTAGGATATTGGAGGAGAGTTGCGTGGCTCCCAAAATAATTAGGTATCATGACTGATGGTTAActtaaaattctaaaacaaaccCCGCCCATGTTTATGCATTTTCTTCTCTGTAAATCTCTCTTGGGTTGCCTGGGAATTGGCATCAGCCGTTTTTTCGGAATTGTCTGCAATTTGACCTTTCCATCAGcatgaatataagtaaaaacaaataagattttTCCTGAGcatgaatataagtaaaaaaaacactttccctCACTCAGTAtgaatataagtaaaaagaaactattaagattttgaacgtatttttacatcatttacaTTACCCATGGAAGTGATCACTTTCTGTGTTCTGTAGGaccagtaataaagaaaaattaccatttgAATGCTGTAATCTGCTACAAAAAAAACCCTTGGTAAGACTCTCGATTGAATTCACTTATTCCTCTGCAGGATCTGAATCGGGTGGAGTATATGACAACCTTGGGCGAGAGCAGCCTTCGGCTTTTGACCCGTGGGCACGTCTACATGAAAGTCTGGAGTCAGGCGGCGCCAGACTTGGCAATAGAAGGCTTGGTGACTTCCCGCGTCACGTGCAACGTCTTTTCGACCGTCCTAAGCCTTCCAGAACCCCAGAGTCTAGAAGACACTGTTCCGGCGTACGAAACCTACTCCCCGCCCTACGGCGCAGGATGGGCCCTTCTCACGCTTTCCAACGAAGGAGATTTTGAGTATCAAATCTTCGTCAAAGGCATTTCAGTGACCAGTCTGAAACTGGAAACGCAGCATAGAAAAGGACACAGGATCGTCAAGGACATAACCCCGAGTTTTTCAGGAAATTGGGCCAATGGGACCTACTCTAGGCCAACGTATCGTGACCTAGATGCGCTCCTGAGAGGGAAAATCGAAGTCGTCGTTTCTTCCGACGACACCGGCGGGCAGGTTCTGAAAGGAATGCTGAATCAGGTTGCCGTGACGGAAGCCCTGAGGTCTCCGCAGCCTGTGTTGCTCTCGTCGCCTCAGATCCCGATGGCTGCGACAGTTTGGATTGCTGTGGATTCCGCTTGCGTCACTCACTACGACGTGATGGTAGGTGGGCCACCACCCGCTGGAGCTCCCGAGCCGTTTTGGAACCTCACTCTTCGCGAAGAGGACACCGAATTCGATCCCAGACTCGACATGACCGTCATGGCCCTGGAAAACGAGGTCAAAGGGAGAGAACTCTTCGCTCACTCTACGGAATTGGGTAGGCTATCGCTGTCACGGTTGGGTTCAGGAGTCACGTACCTCGATCTGGTGCTGATTCAGTCTGAGGAGGACGAGAGTTCTCTGCCACCACTGACGGGCCTCGTCAAAGGGGTGAACGTCCCTCTAAAATGCCTTCTGGATTCAGACGTCGCTCTGCCCCCGCCAGTCATAATTAACCCGGATGTCACCCCCGATCGCATTTGCATTTCTGACAGTCACAGAGTTTGCATCAACCAGCAGGACGGAAGTAATGTTGCAGAGAGGAGCCACAAATGTAAAGATGCAGGTGAGGATATTTCAGCATCACTCAAGGTTTTCAATGAACATTTTCACCTCTTTAAAAGTTACTTCATATCTGTCAGCCTATCAGTCCTTTTATTTTGTCCTAGTTTTTTTAGATACAGTTCTGTTTggtctttaaatttctttttaccatGGCCTATACatggaaatacatttttcatgaataaaattagtaataatttgGTGAATGCAATATTAATAGGACATTGTTTTCTTTGAGGTCAATAATTTGCAAAAGGTTTTATGGCCACATCACATTCATGTACAGACAGAGAAAATGATAGAGTACAATAATTTGCCTTGGATTCAGGTATTAAATTTACCTGGATCAAAGTACGAGACCCTTCGGTGCGTAAAAttgttcatgaaaataataatccttTAATTTTACAGATAACCGCGTATTTGAGGACGGCTCAAGTTGGCAGTCTCCTGCAAATACCTGTTCGATGTGCATGTGTACGAAAGGGAAGATCAAATGCCAGGACGTGATGTGCCCAAGACTCGAGTGTGAGGAACCTGTCACTCCTCCAGGACAGTGTTGTCCAGTGTGTCCCAGTACGTGTTGGAATTTCTTCTTCTCTGTATCGACAATAGGAGACAAATACCCAAAATCTTTTTTAT harbors:
- the LOC136847879 gene encoding dorsal-ventral patterning protein Sog-like isoform X2 yields the protein MKWLKFDSGSGVSTLWIFLLVLQVALLADGSPLATAAADGRPGSGSSSSSSSRLPGGGRNSEETGGGSRGGDIQLRTKHEWKRRYRKSSECRLGRERHSINEEWSPNLGPPFGVWSCVKCQCIPVPKKRRVVAKVKCRNIKNECPKLECTNAVVLPGACCKTCVASTPAIMLPRDEPPEDLTGRDFAVLLNGRTSQTPMTTSRVATGRLSLRRGTLHFSFLMEEGAPPPESIQFMNDTGNILEILEAQPTPYEATNNRLCGTWTRVPKEYKTLLREEKMWVALYPAEDSGEDVISGLVSRYTGVDTEVFSSLLIPSPTANQTLSGGGTAIISVDRKTDSLHVSLVFNGVFGASETHNASVAVQLTPSRALPPVIDTVVLSKIASDLNRVEYMTTLGESSLRLLTRGHVYMKVWSQAAPDLAIEGLVTSRVTCNVFSTVLSLPEPQSLEDTVPAYETYSPPYGAGWALLTLSNEGDFEYQIFVKGISVTSLKLETQHRKGHRIVKDITPSFSGNWANGTYSRPTYRDLDALLRGKIEVVVSSDDTGGQVLKGMLNQVAVTEALRSPQPVLLSSPQIPMAATVWIAVDSACVTHYDVMVGGPPPAGAPEPFWNLTLREEDTEFDPRLDMTVMALENEVKGRELFAHSTELGRLSLSRLGSGVTYLDLVLIQSEEDESSLPPLTGLVKGVNVPLKCLLDSDVALPPPVIINPDVTPDRICISDSHRVCINQQDGSNVAERSHKCKDADNRVFEDGSSWQSPANTCSMCMCTKGKIKCQDVMCPRLECEEPVTPPGQCCPVCPNDHDIGRPEKMCDFNDVRYSVGAVWYPFLPPKGFDKCVTCTCQTSSRGEPSVTCARLSCPALVCDESMFEKKPGECCPTCKPPPPEPTVVTGDTDVINNPPLSEDEYRANILDTGGCIYRHKYLAKNGEEWHPRVASFGIYNCITCKCKDGNVTCNPKQCPTLTCQKMVQVDVECCPRCQDSIDASQFFPAPRREPSRGAKNKKKANPRIRYQRRNSG
- the LOC136847879 gene encoding dorsal-ventral patterning protein Sog-like isoform X4, producing the protein MRLVVICVVLLHLSGSCGAREERERGEEKGEDLRHLLGIPSAAVPKKRRVVAKVKCRNIKNECPKLECTNAVVLPGACCKTCVASTPAIMLPRDEPPEDLTGRDFAVLLNGRTSQTPMTTSRVATGRLSLRRGTLHFSFLMEEGAPPPESIQFMNDTGNILEILEAQPTPYEATNNRLCGTWTRVPKEYKTLLREEKMWVALYPAEDSGEDVISGLVSRYTGVDTEVFSSLLIPSPTANQTLSGGGTAIISVDRKTDSLHVSLVFNGVFGASETHNASVAVQLTPSRALPPVIDTVVLSKIASDLNRVEYMTTLGESSLRLLTRGHVYMKVWSQAAPDLAIEGLVTSRVTCNVFSTVLSLPEPQSLEDTVPAYETYSPPYGAGWALLTLSNEGDFEYQIFVKGISVTSLKLETQHRKGHRIVKDITPSFSGNWANGTYSRPTYRDLDALLRGKIEVVVSSDDTGGQVLKGMLNQVAVTEALRSPQPVLLSSPQIPMAATVWIAVDSACVTHYDVMVGGPPPAGAPEPFWNLTLREEDTEFDPRLDMTVMALENEVKGRELFAHSTELGRLSLSRLGSGVTYLDLVLIQSEEDESSLPPLTGLVKGVNVPLKCLLDSDVALPPPVIINPDVTPDRICISDSHRVCINQQDGSNVAERSHKCKDADNRVFEDGSSWQSPANTCSMCMCTKGKIKCQDVMCPRLECEEPVTPPGQCCPVCPNDHDIGRPEKMCDFNDVRYSVGAVWYPFLPPKGFDKCVTCTCQTSSRGEPSVTCARLSCPALVCDESMFEKKPGECCPTCKPPPPEPTVVTGDTDVINNPPLSEDEYRANILDTGGCIYRHKYLAKNGEEWHPRVASFGIYNCITCKCKDGNVTCNPKQCPTLTCQKMVQVDVECCPRCQDSIDASQFFPAPRREPSRGAKNKKKANPRIRYQRRNSG
- the LOC136847879 gene encoding dorsal-ventral patterning protein Sog-like isoform X1, producing MKWLKFDSGSGVSTLWIFLLVLQVALLADGSPLATAAADGRPGSGSSSSSSSRLPGGGRNSEETGGGSRGGDIQLRTKHEWKRRYRKSSECRLGRERHSINEEWSPNLGPPFGVWSCVKCQCIPVPKKRRVVAKVKCRNIKNECPKLECTNAVVLPGACCKTCVASTPAIMLPRDEPPEDLTGRDFAVLLNGRTSQTPMTTSRVATGRLSLRRGTLHFSFLMEEGAPPPESIQFMNDTGNILEILEAQPTPYEATNNRLCGTWTRVPKEYKTLLREEKMWVALYPAEDSGEDVISGLVSRYTGVDTEVFSSLLIPSPTANQTLSGGGTAIISVDRKTDSLHVSLVFNGVFGASETHNASVAVQLTPSRALPPVIDTVVLSKIASDLNRVEYMTTLGESSLRLLTRGHVYMKVWSQAAPDLAIEGLVTSRVTCNVFSTVLSLPEPQSLEDTVPAYETYSPPYGAGWALLTLSNEGDFEYQIFVKGISVTSLKLETQHRKGHRIVKDITPSFSGNWANGTYSRPTYRDLDALLRGKIEVVVSSDDTGGQVLKGMLNQVAVTEALRSPQPVLLSSPQIPMAATVWIAVDSACVTHYDVMVGGPPPAGAPEPFWNLTLREEDTEFDPRLDMTVMALENEVKGRELFAHSTELGRLSLSRLGSGVTYLDLVLIQSEEDESSLPPLTGLVKGVNVPLKCLLDSDVALPPPVIINPDVTPDRICISDSHRVCINQQDGSNVAERSHKCKDADNRVFEDGSSWQSPANTCSMCMCTKGKIKCQDVMCPRLECEEPVTPPGQCCPVCPNDHDIGRPEKMCDFNDVRYSVGAVWYPFLPPKGFDKCVTCTCQTSSRGEPSVTCARLSCPALVCDESMFEKKPGECCPTCKPPPPEPTVVTGDTDVINNPPLSEDEYRANILDTGGCIYRHKSSTFQYLAKNGEEWHPRVASFGIYNCITCKCKDGNVTCNPKQCPTLTCQKMVQVDVECCPRCQDSIDASQFFPAPRREPSRGAKNKKKANPRIRYQRRNSG
- the LOC136847879 gene encoding dorsal-ventral patterning protein Sog-like isoform X3, with product MRLVVICVVLLHLSGSCGAREERERGEEKGEDLRHLLGIPSAAVPKKRRVVAKVKCRNIKNECPKLECTNAVVLPGACCKTCVASTPAIMLPRDEPPEDLTGRDFAVLLNGRTSQTPMTTSRVATGRLSLRRGTLHFSFLMEEGAPPPESIQFMNDTGNILEILEAQPTPYEATNNRLCGTWTRVPKEYKTLLREEKMWVALYPAEDSGEDVISGLVSRYTGVDTEVFSSLLIPSPTANQTLSGGGTAIISVDRKTDSLHVSLVFNGVFGASETHNASVAVQLTPSRALPPVIDTVVLSKIASDLNRVEYMTTLGESSLRLLTRGHVYMKVWSQAAPDLAIEGLVTSRVTCNVFSTVLSLPEPQSLEDTVPAYETYSPPYGAGWALLTLSNEGDFEYQIFVKGISVTSLKLETQHRKGHRIVKDITPSFSGNWANGTYSRPTYRDLDALLRGKIEVVVSSDDTGGQVLKGMLNQVAVTEALRSPQPVLLSSPQIPMAATVWIAVDSACVTHYDVMVGGPPPAGAPEPFWNLTLREEDTEFDPRLDMTVMALENEVKGRELFAHSTELGRLSLSRLGSGVTYLDLVLIQSEEDESSLPPLTGLVKGVNVPLKCLLDSDVALPPPVIINPDVTPDRICISDSHRVCINQQDGSNVAERSHKCKDADNRVFEDGSSWQSPANTCSMCMCTKGKIKCQDVMCPRLECEEPVTPPGQCCPVCPNDHDIGRPEKMCDFNDVRYSVGAVWYPFLPPKGFDKCVTCTCQTSSRGEPSVTCARLSCPALVCDESMFEKKPGECCPTCKPPPPEPTVVTGDTDVINNPPLSEDEYRANILDTGGCIYRHKSSTFQYLAKNGEEWHPRVASFGIYNCITCKCKDGNVTCNPKQCPTLTCQKMVQVDVECCPRCQDSIDASQFFPAPRREPSRGAKNKKKANPRIRYQRRNSG